Below is a genomic region from Pseudomonas berkeleyensis.
CAAAACAACCTGCGCCTGGCCGCCACGCTGGTGGCAGCCCTGATGACGCCCTTCCAGATGGCCAGCGCCGACATCCAGCGCCTGCAGCCACCCAGCAGCATCACTCAGGAGGAAACGCCGCGCGGCATGCAGTCACTGAGCGACAGCGAAATGAGTTCGGTGAGCGCACAAGGCCTGGACGACGCATTGCAGGGTTTGCTGCTGCGCGCGGAAAGTGGCGATGGGCTGAGTACGGTCAAGCAACTGGCCAAGCTGGTGATGCCGGTACTCGATAATCTGGACGCAGAAACCAGCCTGCGCGATGTGCGCTATGACACTGGCAAACTGCGCTCGACGCTGAACAACGACGGTTCGTTCAACGTCAACCTGCCCAGCTCCATTGGCGAACTGCGCTTCGACAACATCCGCGTCAAGGACGCCCCCGCCGGGCAGAGCTTCGGCAACCTCAGCCTGCACAACATCGACCTGTCCCAAGCCAGCCTGAAAATCAGCCTGCGCCCCTGAGCTCAGGCCACATTGCGATGGCCCATAACAAAAAAAGCAGCCCGTAGGCTGCTTTTTTCAGAGAAGCGTCCGAACTTAGGACAGCTTTTCCTTGATGCGCGCGGCTTTGCCGGACAGGTCGCGCAGGTAGTACAGCTTGGCTTTGCGCACGTCACCGCGACGCTTGACGCTCAGGCTGTCGACCAGCGGAGAGTAGGTCTGGAAGGTACGCTCGACGCCTACACCGCTGGAGATTTTACGAACGGTGAACGCGCTGTTCAGGCCGCGGTTACGCTTGGCGATAACGACGCCTTCGAAAGCCTGCAGACGCTGACGGTCGCCTTCCTTAACTTTTACCTGAACGATGACGGTGTCACCTGGGGCGAAAGTCGGGATTTCTTTGTTCATCTGCTCGGCTTCGAGCATCTGGATAATCTTGTTGGTCATGCTGCGCTCCTAAGACAAGCCTCCCGGCCTGCCATCGATACGTTAACTATCGTTCCGCTGGCGGATGTATTCCTCCAGCAGCTTTTTCTCTTCTCCAGAAAGCGAGCGGCTATCCAGAAGATCAGCGCGACGTTCCCAGGTCCGCCCAAGGGACTGCTGCAAACGCCAGCGCCGGATGTGTTCGTGGTTGCCGCTAAGCAACACTTCAGGAACACGCTTATCCGCATACACCTCCGGGCGGGTGTAGTGCGGGCAGTCGAGCAGGCCATCCGTAAAGGAGTCCTCCTCGGCCGAATCGGCATGACCCAATGCACCAGGCAAAAGGCGCGTCACCGCATCGATCAGCACCATGGCCGGCAGCTCACCGCCGGACAGGACGTAGTCGCCAATCGACCATTCCTCATCGACATGCGCCTCGATGAAGCGCTCGTCGATACCTTCATAACGACCGGCGATCAGGATCAGCGCCTGCTCCTGCGCCAACTCGCGAACCGCAGCCTGATTCAGCTGACGGCCCTGGGGCGAAAGGTAGATCACCTTCGCACCCTCTCCCGCGGCTTGCCTGGCGCTAGCCAGAGCATCCTCGAGAGGCTTGATCTTCATCACCATGCCGGGGCCGCCACCGAAGGGGCGATCATCCACCGTATGATGTCGATCGGTCGTGTAGTCCCGCGGGTTCCAGCAGTTGAGCTGCAGCAGCTCCTGCTTCACCGCACGACTGGTGATGCCGTACTCGCCGATGGCAGCGAACATCTCAGGGAACAGCGTGATGACTTCTACGCGCATGAGCCTTAGAAATCCGCATCCCAGTCCACCCGCATCTCGCCAGCAGCCAGATCAATCGTCAGCACGCATTGCTCCGTATAGGGCAACAGGCGCTCGCGATCATCCAGACTGCCCGCCACGGGCTTGACTACCATCACATCATTGGCACCCGTCTCGAACAGATGGTCGACCACACCGAGCAATTGCCCCGCTTGATCGATGACCTTCAGCCCGTGCAACTGGTACCAGTAGAACTCGCCATCATCCAGATCCGGCAGCTCGCTGCGCGGCACGCAGATCTCGAAGCCGGCGTAAGTACGCGCGATTTCGCGATCATCCAGACCTTTCAACTTGGCAACCAGCACCTTGCCCTGAAGGCGGCCACTGGCCAGTTCTACCTGCTTTACCTCGCCATCACGCCTGAGCGTCCAGCGCTGGTAATCGAGCACGTTATCGATGGGGTCAGTGAAGGAATAAACCTTTACCTCACCCCTGACGCCGTGCACCGAAACA
It encodes:
- the rplS gene encoding 50S ribosomal protein L19, whose amino-acid sequence is MTNKIIQMLEAEQMNKEIPTFAPGDTVIVQVKVKEGDRQRLQAFEGVVIAKRNRGLNSAFTVRKISSGVGVERTFQTYSPLVDSLSVKRRGDVRKAKLYYLRDLSGKAARIKEKLS
- the trmD gene encoding tRNA (guanosine(37)-N1)-methyltransferase TrmD encodes the protein MRVEVITLFPEMFAAIGEYGITSRAVKQELLQLNCWNPRDYTTDRHHTVDDRPFGGGPGMVMKIKPLEDALASARQAAGEGAKVIYLSPQGRQLNQAAVRELAQEQALILIAGRYEGIDERFIEAHVDEEWSIGDYVLSGGELPAMVLIDAVTRLLPGALGHADSAEEDSFTDGLLDCPHYTRPEVYADKRVPEVLLSGNHEHIRRWRLQQSLGRTWERRADLLDSRSLSGEEKKLLEEYIRQRNDS
- the rimM gene encoding ribosome maturation factor RimM (Essential for efficient processing of 16S rRNA) codes for the protein MSTTPAVAEDLVVLGKIVSVHGVRGEVKVYSFTDPIDNVLDYQRWTLRRDGEVKQVELASGRLQGKVLVAKLKGLDDREIARTYAGFEICVPRSELPDLDDGEFYWYQLHGLKVIDQAGQLLGVVDHLFETGANDVMVVKPVAGSLDDRERLLPYTEQCVLTIDLAAGEMRVDWDADF